The following coding sequences lie in one Zingiber officinale cultivar Zhangliang chromosome 2B, Zo_v1.1, whole genome shotgun sequence genomic window:
- the LOC122049479 gene encoding CEN-like protein 1 — MGGRAMLDPLRVGGVIGDVLDGFSASLKMEVVYGGNKQVHNGHEFMPSAVSAKPRVEVGGEDMRNFYTLIFTDPDAPSPSDPHLREHLHWIVTDIPGTTNASFGREIVKYESPKPLMGIHRFIFVLFKQKARQTVQAPEARDGFSTRAFADDNALGLPVAAVYFNAQRETAARRR, encoded by the exons ATGGGCGGCAGGGCCATGCTGGATCCGCTGAGGGTGGGGGGAGTGATAGGGGACGTGCTGGATGGCTTCAGTGCGAGCTTGAAGATGGAGGTGGTGTATGGAGGGAACAAGCAGGTGCACAATGGGCACGAGTTCATGCCCTCTGCTGTCAGTGCAAAGCCCAGAGTAGAGGTCGGAGGGGAGGACATGAGGAATTTCTACACACTC ATTTTTACAGACCCTGATGCTCCGAGTCCCAGCGACCCCCACCTGAGAGAACACCTGCACTG GATCGTCACTGATATCCCTGGCACAACCAATGCCTCATTCG GTAGAGAGATAGTGAAGTACGAGAGTCCGAAGCCGTTGATGGGCATCCACAGGTTCATCTTCGTGCTGTTCAAGCAGAAGGCGAGGCAGACAGTGCAGGCGCCGGAGGCGAGAGACGGATTCAGCACCCGAGCCTTTGCCGACGACAACGCCCTGGGTCTCCCCGTCGCCGCCGTTTACTTCAACGCCCAGAGAGAGACTGCTGCGCGAAGAAGATGA